The following coding sequences are from one Triticum dicoccoides isolate Atlit2015 ecotype Zavitan chromosome 4A, WEW_v2.0, whole genome shotgun sequence window:
- the LOC119289453 gene encoding scopoletin glucosyltransferase-like: protein MAVVKGEQQPPLHILFFPFLAPGHLIQIADMAALFAARGIRCTVLTTPVNAAIIRSTVDRANDAFRGADYPAINISIVPFPDIGGLPPGVENGMALTSDVDRERFFEAAQLLREPFERFLADNRPDAVVSDSFWHWSADAAAEHGVPRLAFLGTSMLARSCTESMLRNNPLETVPDDPDALVLLPGLPHRVQLRRSQMMIDPAKRPDHWALFQSINAADQRSFGEVFNSFHELEPDYVEHYHRTLGRRAWLVGPVALASKDMAGRGTDALSPDANSCLRWLDTKPAGSVVYVSFGTLTTSSPAEMHQLARGLALSGVDFVWVIGAAGQALDTSEWMPEGFADLMARGRRGFIIRGWAPQLLILDHSAVGGFLTHCGWNSTLEAVSAGVPMVTWPRYADQLHNEQLVVEVLGVGVSITGGKDYASSGEVLGEAIAESIVRLMGNSEEGDAVREKAKDLGMKSRCAVENGGSSYNDVGSLMDELMARRLPVMGVIIGSIMHAN, encoded by the coding sequence ATGGCTGTCGTCAAAGGCGAGCAGCAGCCACCGCTGCACATCCTCTTCTTTCCGTTCCTCGCCCCCGGCCACCTCATACAGATCGCCGACATGGCCGCGCTCTTCGCCGCCCGCGGCATCAGGTGCACCGTCCTCACCACGCCCGTCAACGCTGCCATCATCCGCTCCACCGTCGACCGTGCCAACGACGCATTCCGTGGCGCCGACTACCCGGCGATTAACATATCCATCGTTCCTTTCCCTGACATCGGGGGCCTCCCGCCGGGCGTCGAGAACGGCATGGCCCTTACGTCCGACGTCGACCGCGAAAGGTTCTTCGAAGCGGCGCAGCTGCTCCGCGAGCCCTTCGAGCGGTTCTTGGCCGACAACCGCCCCGACGCCGTGGTGTCCGACAGCTTTTGGCACTGGTCCGCGGACGCCGCCGCGGAGCACGGCGTCCCGCGCCTCGCGTTCCTCGGCACCAGCATGCTGGCGCGGTCCTGCACCGAAAGCATGCTGCGCAACAACCCGCTGGAGACCGTCCCCGACGACCCCGATGCTCTCGTTCTGCTACCGGGGCTGCCGCACCGCGTCCAGCTGAGGCGGAGTCAAATGATGATCGACCCCGCGAAGCGGCCTGACCACTGGGCGCTGTTCCAGAGCATCAACGCCGCGGACCAGCGGAGCTTCGGCGAGGTGTTCAATAGCTTCCACGAGCTGGAGCCGGACTACGTCGAGCACTACCACAGGACGCTCGGCCGCCGAGCATGGCTCGTCGGGCCGGTCGCGCTCGCAAGCAAGGACATGGCTGGGAGGGGCACGGACGCGCTCTCGCCGGACGCGAACAGCTGCCTACGGTGGCTGGACACGAAGCCCGCCGGCTCGGTGGTGTACGTCTCCTTCGGCACGCTGACCACTTCCTCGCCGGCGGAGATGCACCAGCTCGCCCGCGGCCTCGCGCTCTCAGGCGTGGATTTCGTGTGGGTGATCGGCGCCGCAGGCCAAGCCCTAGACACTTCAGAGTGGATGCCTGAAGGCTTCGCCGACCTGATGGCGCGCGGCCGCCGAGGGTTCATCATCAGAGGTTGGGCGCCGCAGTTGCTCATCCTAGACCACTCTGCCGTCGGTGGGTTCTTGACGCACTGTGGCTGGAACTCGACGCTCGAGGCCGTGAGCGCCGGTGTGCCGATGGTCACGTGGCCGCGGTATGCAGATCAGCTCCACAACGAGCAGCTCGTCGTGGAGGTGCTTGGAGTGGGTGTCAGCATCACCGGTGGCAAGGACTACGCGTCTTCTGGGGAGGTGCTGGGGGAGGCGATCGCCGAATCCATTGTTAGATTGATGGGCAACAGCGAGGAGGGCGACGCGGTACGAGAGAAGGCCAAGGACCTCGGCATGAAGTCAAGGTGCGCGGTGGAGAACGGTGGATCTTCGTACAATGACGTGGGCAGTCTGATGGACGAGTTGATGGCTCGTAGGCTGCCCGTAATGGGagttatcataggtagtatcatgcatgccaactaa